The following proteins come from a genomic window of Corallococcus sp. NCRR:
- a CDS encoding (2Fe-2S) ferredoxin domain-containing protein → MKRYRMSVCKGSSCREGGSDAVHVAAREALAEQGLQPRCELYRGGCYGFCHMGPNVVVREDTGRKRDPLSPEDYQLMGWPGEVYYSGMTAEKMRRVVAEHIQGDEPVRELFGQPDSGDD, encoded by the coding sequence GTGAAGCGCTACCGGATGTCGGTGTGCAAGGGCTCCAGCTGCCGCGAGGGCGGCTCGGACGCGGTGCACGTGGCGGCGCGCGAGGCGCTGGCGGAGCAGGGCCTGCAGCCCCGCTGCGAGCTGTACCGGGGCGGCTGCTACGGCTTCTGCCACATGGGGCCCAACGTGGTGGTGCGCGAGGACACGGGCCGCAAGCGCGACCCGCTGTCCCCGGAGGACTACCAGCTCATGGGGTGGCCCGGAGAGGTCTACTACTCCGGGATGACGGCGGAGAAGATGCGCCGCGTGGTGGCCGAGCACATCCAGGGCGACGAGCCGGTGCGCGAGCTGTTCGGCCAGCCGGACTCCGGCGACGACTAG
- a CDS encoding complex I subunit 1/NuoH family protein — MSRILTMLFAMAFIIFAIAGGVASAYLVGYLAEEYLFEGASRLTNILFLMLVFVMITATLLTLAERKWSAFMQDRVGPNRARLSIIPGLGNRSLGGIPHIITDVLKMLTKEDFVPGTANRFLFNLGPILAFAPVFALFAVVPAGPTVNVFGKTVDMVVATPDFGMLYLLAIASLAVYGTSLAGWSSNNKFALLGGVRASAQMISYEVALGLSLVGLFLAFSSVQLPTLVGDVGNALVSGTGQAKYLWRTDGGFDLGLPAWGIFIQPLGFIAFFVASFAETKRAPFDAPEGESEIIGYFVEYSGMKFGMFMISEFVEVVVLAGVTASLFFGGHHLPFGGEWLAAQPFMQEHGWVYGTLLGTVFWIKVILLIWVQLVIRWTFPRFRYDQIQNLGWKILLPVGLANVFISGALVLWDPSLKALGVVGLLEIGFVIALTMTSGSKAADAHDTAHGHGHDAHGHGHDAHGLPAHADPHSHSPAGAH; from the coding sequence ATGAGCCGTATCCTGACCATGCTGTTCGCCATGGCCTTCATCATCTTCGCCATCGCTGGCGGAGTGGCCTCGGCGTATCTGGTGGGCTACCTGGCGGAGGAGTACCTCTTCGAGGGTGCCAGCCGCCTGACGAACATCCTCTTCCTGATGCTCGTCTTCGTGATGATCACCGCGACGCTGCTGACGCTGGCGGAGCGCAAGTGGTCCGCGTTCATGCAGGACCGCGTGGGCCCCAACCGCGCGCGCCTGTCCATCATCCCGGGCCTGGGCAACCGCTCCCTGGGCGGCATCCCGCACATCATCACCGACGTGCTGAAGATGCTGACCAAGGAGGACTTCGTCCCCGGCACCGCCAACCGCTTCCTGTTCAACCTGGGCCCCATCCTCGCCTTCGCGCCGGTGTTCGCGCTGTTCGCGGTGGTGCCGGCCGGCCCCACGGTGAACGTGTTCGGCAAGACGGTGGACATGGTCGTCGCCACGCCGGACTTCGGCATGCTGTACCTGCTCGCCATCGCGTCGCTCGCCGTCTACGGCACGTCGCTGGCCGGCTGGTCCTCCAACAACAAGTTCGCGCTGCTGGGCGGCGTGCGCGCCTCCGCGCAGATGATCTCCTACGAGGTGGCGCTGGGCCTGTCGCTCGTGGGCCTGTTCCTGGCGTTCTCCTCTGTGCAGCTGCCCACGCTGGTGGGTGACGTGGGCAACGCGCTCGTGTCCGGCACCGGCCAGGCGAAGTACCTGTGGCGCACGGACGGCGGCTTCGACCTGGGCCTGCCGGCGTGGGGCATCTTCATTCAGCCCCTGGGCTTCATCGCCTTCTTCGTGGCGTCCTTCGCGGAGACCAAGCGCGCCCCGTTCGACGCTCCGGAAGGCGAGTCCGAGATCATCGGCTACTTCGTGGAGTACTCCGGCATGAAGTTCGGCATGTTCATGATCTCCGAGTTCGTGGAGGTCGTGGTGCTGGCCGGCGTGACGGCGTCGCTCTTCTTCGGTGGGCACCACCTGCCCTTCGGCGGCGAGTGGCTGGCGGCGCAGCCCTTCATGCAGGAGCACGGCTGGGTGTACGGCACGCTGCTGGGCACGGTGTTCTGGATCAAGGTCATCCTGCTCATCTGGGTGCAGCTGGTGATCCGCTGGACCTTCCCGCGCTTCCGTTACGATCAGATCCAGAACCTGGGCTGGAAGATCCTCCTGCCCGTGGGCCTGGCCAACGTGTTCATCAGCGGCGCGCTGGTGCTGTGGGATCCGTCCCTCAAGGCGCTGGGCGTGGTGGGCCTGCTGGAGATCGGCTTCGTGATCGCGCTGACGATGACCTCGGGTTCCAAGGCGGCGGACGCGCACGACACGGCGCACGGCCATGGGCACGACGCGCACGGCCACGGCCACGACGCGCACGGGCTGCCTGCGCACGCGGACCCCCACTCCCACTCCCCGGCGGGCGCGCACTAG
- a CDS encoding 2Fe-2S iron-sulfur cluster-binding protein, whose translation MSDNDTKKPTGDAQTPPKGAPTDTPAAKIGPEPSNPPAGAKLDSPPAAASGPTGTPPPKPAAPAGGPPPKPQPKNPGFVTAVIDGREVVVKPGTNMIEAAKSVGSEIPYYCYHPRLSIAANCRICLIEASNAPKLVPACQTPMAEGQVIKTTTPKVKEQQRAVMEFLLLNHPVDCSICDQAGECKLQDYYMKYNYKPSRLEGTKALKHKRKVLGPHVVLDQERCIICTRCVRFMNEIPKEPQLGVFGRGSHERIDVFPGNELNSNYSLNTVDVCPVGALLSRDFRFKARSWFLSATPSVCTGCSRGCNISADWMSQDTYRYRPRENEAINKSWMCDQGRLSYKDLNVGRVLSARVGRGLQAPGTVQPVLTRKDAALGAAKALKPLAGSKQLAVLASPLASNEDLLAGLTFAKTVLGVTSVFVGGRPQGKADHYLMTADKNPNRQGLALIAKGLGLSLKGFEELTPAIKAGQVKALYALGAEVPTDAAAFAEVAASLEVFVVQAQNESPVTAQATVLLPASAHIEDEGTFTQADGITQRFRKAYPSKGDAVPHWKWATELTRELGGEAAAASARDVWRALSGQVSEFAEFNWDKASPPDREKPGINPLPSSADGRPPGYREFGAPRVRGI comes from the coding sequence GTGAGCGACAACGACACGAAGAAGCCCACCGGTGACGCGCAGACGCCCCCCAAGGGCGCGCCCACCGACACGCCCGCGGCCAAGATTGGCCCGGAGCCGTCCAACCCGCCCGCCGGCGCGAAGCTGGACTCGCCGCCAGCGGCCGCCAGCGGCCCCACCGGGACGCCTCCGCCCAAGCCGGCGGCGCCCGCGGGTGGCCCTCCGCCCAAGCCGCAGCCCAAGAACCCGGGCTTCGTGACGGCGGTCATCGACGGGCGCGAAGTCGTGGTGAAGCCGGGGACCAACATGATCGAGGCGGCCAAGTCGGTCGGCTCGGAGATCCCCTACTACTGCTACCACCCGCGCCTCTCCATCGCGGCCAACTGCCGCATCTGTCTGATTGAGGCGTCCAACGCGCCCAAGCTCGTCCCCGCCTGCCAGACGCCCATGGCCGAGGGTCAGGTCATCAAGACCACGACCCCCAAGGTCAAGGAGCAGCAGCGCGCGGTGATGGAGTTCCTGCTCTTGAACCACCCGGTCGACTGCTCCATCTGCGACCAGGCCGGTGAGTGCAAGCTGCAGGACTACTACATGAAGTACAACTACAAGCCCTCGCGCCTGGAGGGCACCAAGGCCCTCAAGCACAAGCGCAAGGTGCTGGGGCCTCACGTGGTGCTGGACCAGGAGCGCTGCATCATCTGCACGCGCTGCGTCCGCTTCATGAACGAGATCCCGAAGGAGCCCCAGCTGGGCGTCTTCGGCCGTGGCAGCCACGAGCGCATCGACGTCTTCCCGGGCAACGAGCTGAACAGCAACTACTCGCTGAACACCGTGGACGTGTGCCCGGTGGGCGCGCTGCTCTCCCGCGACTTCCGCTTCAAGGCGCGCTCCTGGTTCCTGTCCGCCACGCCGTCCGTCTGCACGGGCTGCTCGCGCGGCTGCAACATCTCCGCGGACTGGATGTCCCAGGACACCTACCGCTACCGCCCGCGTGAGAACGAGGCCATCAACAAGAGCTGGATGTGCGACCAGGGCCGCCTGTCGTACAAGGACCTGAACGTGGGCCGCGTGCTGTCCGCCCGCGTGGGCCGCGGCCTGCAGGCCCCCGGCACGGTGCAGCCAGTGCTCACGCGCAAGGACGCCGCCCTCGGCGCGGCCAAGGCGCTCAAGCCGCTCGCGGGCTCCAAGCAGCTCGCGGTGCTGGCCTCCCCGCTCGCGTCCAACGAGGACCTGCTGGCGGGCCTGACGTTCGCCAAGACGGTGCTGGGCGTGACGTCCGTGTTCGTCGGGGGCCGTCCGCAGGGCAAGGCGGACCACTACCTGATGACGGCGGACAAGAACCCCAACCGCCAGGGCCTGGCGCTCATCGCCAAGGGCCTGGGGCTGTCGCTCAAGGGCTTCGAGGAGCTCACCCCCGCCATCAAGGCCGGCCAGGTGAAGGCGCTCTACGCGCTGGGCGCGGAGGTCCCCACGGACGCGGCCGCGTTCGCGGAGGTCGCCGCCTCGCTGGAGGTCTTCGTCGTCCAGGCGCAGAACGAGTCCCCGGTGACGGCGCAGGCCACGGTGCTCTTGCCCGCCTCGGCGCACATCGAGGACGAGGGCACGTTCACGCAAGCGGACGGCATCACCCAGCGCTTCCGCAAGGCGTACCCCTCCAAGGGGGACGCGGTGCCGCACTGGAAGTGGGCCACGGAGCTGACGCGCGAGCTGGGCGGCGAGGCCGCCGCGGCCTCCGCGCGCGACGTGTGGCGGGCGCTCTCGGGTCAGGTGTCCGAGTTCGCCGAGTTCAACTGGGACAAGGCCTCTCCGCCGGACCGGGAGAAGCCGGGCATCAACCCGCTGCCGTCGAGTGCCGACGGCCGTCCGCCGGGCTACCGTGAGTTCGGCGCGCCGCGCGTGAGGGGCATCTGA
- a CDS encoding NuoI/complex I 23 kDa subunit family protein, with protein sequence MAFNASQDPRTDLRERMYIPELLRGLAITTKHFFRNMFGTRDPNPQVVDRTGTSLMTTVEYPEEKPIYPEGYRGLHRLVPRDDGKPRCVACYMCATICPAQCIYIEAGEYETAASDSESAVIEKYPTQFVIDELRCIVCGLCVEACPKDAIRMDTYMHTPSEYNRQNFVYDIPKLLKGPPVSHPSDPWNKRDSSAEPHHVHKEAHTRIGEGHADHGHAKQLGAGHGHAKAGAGHAVVTQQGPIQVTKFIK encoded by the coding sequence ATGGCGTTCAATGCTTCCCAGGACCCGCGCACGGACCTCCGCGAGCGGATGTACATCCCGGAGCTGCTGCGCGGTCTGGCCATCACGACCAAGCACTTCTTCCGCAACATGTTCGGCACGCGCGACCCCAACCCCCAGGTGGTGGACCGCACGGGCACGAGCCTGATGACCACGGTGGAGTACCCGGAAGAGAAGCCCATCTATCCGGAGGGCTACCGCGGTCTGCACCGGCTGGTTCCGCGTGACGACGGCAAGCCGCGCTGCGTGGCCTGCTACATGTGCGCGACCATCTGCCCGGCGCAGTGCATCTACATCGAGGCGGGTGAGTACGAGACGGCGGCCTCCGACTCCGAGTCGGCGGTCATCGAGAAGTACCCCACCCAGTTCGTCATCGACGAGCTGCGCTGCATCGTGTGCGGCCTGTGCGTGGAGGCGTGCCCCAAGGACGCCATCCGTATGGACACGTACATGCACACGCCGTCCGAGTACAACCGGCAGAACTTCGTCTACGACATCCCGAAGCTGCTCAAGGGCCCGCCGGTGTCGCACCCGTCCGACCCGTGGAACAAGCGCGACAGCTCCGCGGAGCCGCACCACGTCCACAAGGAAGCGCACACGCGCATCGGCGAGGGACACGCGGACCACGGCCACGCCAAGCAGCTGGGCGCGGGCCACGGCCATGCCAAGGCGGGTGCGGGCCACGCGGTGGTGACCCAGCAGGGCCCCATCCAGGTGACGAAGTTCATCAAGTAG